From Cellulomonas chengniuliangii, the proteins below share one genomic window:
- a CDS encoding fluoride efflux transporter FluC: MASDSGHTARTSRRTALRWSGLGLVMVGGILGVAAREGLTLAVPNVDDVPVVIPVVNLLSAFVLGYLYEGLARAAPGAALTGRLKLLIGTGFCGGLSTYSSLATDTAVLLDHDRAGIAVLYALGTVIVGALATLAGIALGARLHPHEPDEDELRHIEGHAQAAASPGGRS, encoded by the coding sequence ATGGCTTCCGACAGCGGCCACACGGCCCGCACGTCCCGCCGCACCGCGTTGCGCTGGTCCGGGCTCGGCCTGGTCATGGTGGGCGGCATCCTGGGCGTAGCGGCGCGGGAGGGCCTGACGCTCGCGGTGCCGAACGTCGACGACGTGCCCGTGGTCATCCCCGTCGTCAACCTGCTCAGCGCGTTCGTCCTGGGCTACCTGTACGAGGGACTGGCACGGGCCGCTCCCGGCGCGGCGCTGACCGGCAGGCTGAAACTGCTGATCGGCACAGGGTTCTGCGGCGGCCTGAGCACCTACAGCTCGCTCGCCACCGACACCGCCGTCTTGCTCGACCACGATCGCGCCGGCATCGCCGTCCTGTACGCCCTCGGCACGGTGATCGTCGGCGCGCTCGCGACGCTCGCGGGCATCGCCCTGGGCGCGCGGCTGCACCCGCACGAGCCGGACGAGGACGAGCTGCGTCACATCGAGGGACACGCCCAAGCGGCCGCGTCGCCTGGAGGTAGGTCATGA
- the ureA gene encoding urease subunit gamma, producing the protein MDLTPRELDKLYVYQVADLARRRRERGTKLNVSEVQALVSEAILEAARDGKSVAECMELGKHVVSEHDCMPGVRQRIALLQVEATFPDGSKLVSCHDPVSV; encoded by the coding sequence ATGGATCTGACTCCGCGCGAACTGGACAAGTTGTACGTCTACCAGGTCGCGGACCTCGCACGTCGGAGGCGTGAGCGCGGCACCAAGCTGAACGTCAGCGAGGTGCAGGCCCTGGTCTCCGAGGCCATCCTCGAGGCGGCCCGCGACGGCAAGTCGGTCGCCGAGTGCATGGAGCTGGGCAAGCACGTGGTCTCGGAGCACGACTGCATGCCCGGCGTGCGCCAGCGGATCGCCTTGCTGCAGGTCGAGGCCACGTTCCCGGACGGCAGCAAGCTGGTCTCCTGTCACGACCCTGTCTCGGTGTGA
- a CDS encoding sirohydrochlorin chelatase — protein MSTPQARLVLVGGHESRQGADLERLPALLPGAVVTAPGRPLHDRVRALLGSAGGPVAVLPMTWGRDPVAVADTARTLQWLASGDARGRVVLCEPFGTIDHLVALLRTAAARTAAAQSDAALVIAAPKADPFDDAELHRVAHLVRTHGAGLEVGVACVGADPDLAAAVGRARLLGADSVVVVPAGFAASSPVPAALDGASFYGPLLSDQAVARIVTERVAAAAHGLEHGRDGIAEGLEADHGHGYAHSHEVVPGSGGHGHPHGHSHSHEHPHQHPQDGATAFAPVAPGPARADASASARQ, from the coding sequence GTGTCCACGCCGCAGGCCCGGCTGGTGCTGGTCGGCGGCCATGAGAGCCGTCAGGGCGCGGATCTGGAACGTCTGCCCGCCCTCCTGCCCGGCGCCGTGGTGACCGCGCCCGGCAGGCCCTTGCACGACCGGGTGCGCGCTCTGCTGGGGTCCGCCGGGGGACCAGTCGCCGTCCTGCCGATGACGTGGGGACGCGACCCGGTGGCGGTCGCCGACACGGCGCGCACCCTGCAGTGGCTGGCGTCGGGCGACGCCCGGGGGCGGGTCGTCCTGTGCGAGCCGTTCGGCACGATCGACCACCTCGTCGCGCTGCTCCGGACCGCGGCGGCACGGACCGCGGCCGCCCAGTCGGACGCGGCCCTGGTGATAGCGGCCCCGAAGGCCGACCCGTTCGACGACGCCGAGCTGCACCGCGTCGCCCACCTGGTGCGCACCCACGGGGCGGGCCTGGAGGTCGGCGTCGCGTGCGTCGGCGCAGACCCGGACCTCGCGGCCGCCGTGGGACGCGCACGCCTCCTGGGCGCCGACAGCGTGGTGGTGGTCCCCGCCGGGTTCGCCGCCTCGAGCCCGGTGCCCGCGGCCCTCGACGGCGCGTCCTTCTACGGCCCGCTGCTGTCCGACCAGGCCGTGGCGCGGATCGTGACGGAGCGTGTGGCGGCGGCGGCGCACGGCCTCGAGCACGGGCGTGACGGCATCGCCGAGGGGCTGGAAGCCGACCACGGGCACGGCTACGCGCACTCGCACGAGGTGGTCCCGGGCTCCGGCGGCCACGGGCACCCCCATGGCCACTCGCACTCTCACGAACACCCGCACCAGCACCCGCAAGACGGTGCGACGGCATTCGCGCCCGTCGCACCGGGTCCCGCGCGTGCCGACGCGTCCGCGTCGGCACGCCAGTGA
- a CDS encoding urease subunit beta, whose protein sequence is MLGTPKYHHNNEDIEINANRAKVTLQVANTGDRAIQIGSHFHFFEVNRALRFDREKAYGMHLDLPAGTGVRIEAGDTREVTLAAYGGGRRVIGFNNLVDGGLDSRQTRLDAMRRLAEGEFQNGAPATQPSDASHEGDH, encoded by the coding sequence ATGCTAGGCACCCCCAAGTACCACCACAACAACGAGGACATCGAGATCAACGCCAACCGTGCGAAGGTCACGCTGCAGGTTGCCAACACGGGGGACCGTGCCATCCAGATCGGCTCCCACTTCCACTTCTTCGAGGTCAACCGAGCACTGCGCTTCGACCGCGAGAAGGCGTACGGCATGCACCTGGACCTGCCCGCGGGCACGGGGGTGCGCATCGAGGCGGGTGACACCCGCGAGGTCACGCTGGCCGCCTACGGGGGCGGACGCCGCGTCATCGGCTTCAACAACCTGGTCGACGGCGGCCTCGACTCCCGCCAGACGCGGCTCGACGCCATGCGCCGCCTGGCGGAGGGCGAGTTCCAGAACGGGGCGCCAGCGACGCAGCCGTCCGACGCCAGCCACGAGGGGGACCACTGA
- the ureC gene encoding urease subunit alpha, producing MAILSRKQYTDLFGPTRGDRVHLADSNLVIEIEKDYNEGHYGDEIVYGGGKTARDGMGADPLATAPQGVLDLVITNAIILDPVLGVVKGDIGVKDGKIAAIGKSGNPHLQDGVDPRLVVGTGTEFISGEHLIATAGAIDPHVHYISPQQADAAISNGITTLFGGGTGPSDATNGVTTTPGAWYLHRMIEAAEDSPVSMGFYGKGNGSLPDALIEQITAGAAGLKVHEDFGATPAALSDALSVADEYDIQVAVHTDSLNESGFVEDTISAINGRTIHTFHTEGAGGGHAPDIMKIASYGNVLPSSTNPTLPYTVNSVDELLDMVMVCHHLSHDIPEDVAFADSRVRAETISAETVLQDEGVISMFSSDSQAMGRIGETFTRCFQTAHHNKDKRGRLAEDTERHDNFRVLRYLAKLTINPAITCGISDYYGSLEPGKLADIVLWPVGSFAAKPKMVIKGGVIKWALMGDPNASLPTPQPVLYRPMFGSFGRAQQSTRVTFMSQAAIDAGVPELLGLRSTVLPVRRTRQLGKAHMLRNDKAPVINVDPETYKVTLDGVPAHIEPAKSLPMTQLFFLA from the coding sequence ATGGCGATCCTGTCGCGCAAGCAGTACACCGACCTGTTCGGCCCCACGCGGGGCGACCGGGTCCACCTGGCCGACTCGAACCTCGTCATCGAGATCGAGAAGGACTACAACGAGGGGCATTACGGCGACGAGATCGTCTACGGCGGCGGCAAGACCGCGCGCGACGGCATGGGAGCCGACCCGCTCGCGACGGCCCCGCAGGGCGTGCTCGACCTCGTCATCACCAACGCGATCATCCTCGACCCGGTGCTCGGGGTGGTGAAGGGCGACATCGGCGTCAAGGACGGCAAGATCGCGGCCATCGGCAAGTCCGGCAACCCGCACCTGCAGGACGGCGTCGACCCGCGCCTCGTGGTGGGCACGGGGACGGAGTTCATCTCCGGCGAGCACCTCATCGCGACCGCCGGCGCCATCGACCCGCACGTGCACTACATCTCGCCGCAGCAGGCCGACGCCGCCATCAGCAACGGCATCACCACGCTGTTCGGCGGCGGGACCGGCCCCAGCGACGCCACGAACGGCGTGACGACGACGCCCGGCGCCTGGTACCTGCACCGCATGATCGAGGCCGCCGAGGACTCGCCGGTGAGCATGGGGTTCTACGGCAAGGGCAACGGGTCGCTGCCGGACGCGTTGATCGAGCAGATCACGGCGGGCGCCGCCGGGCTGAAGGTGCACGAGGACTTCGGCGCCACGCCCGCGGCGTTGAGCGACGCCCTGTCGGTCGCCGACGAGTACGACATCCAGGTGGCCGTCCACACCGACAGCCTCAACGAGTCGGGTTTCGTCGAGGACACGATCTCGGCGATCAACGGGCGCACGATCCACACGTTCCACACCGAGGGCGCGGGCGGTGGGCACGCCCCCGACATCATGAAGATCGCGAGCTACGGCAACGTGCTGCCGTCGTCCACGAACCCGACGCTGCCGTACACGGTCAACTCGGTGGACGAGCTGCTCGACATGGTGATGGTGTGCCACCACCTGTCGCACGACATCCCGGAGGACGTCGCGTTCGCGGACTCGCGCGTGCGCGCCGAGACCATCTCCGCGGAGACGGTGCTGCAGGACGAGGGCGTCATCTCGATGTTCTCGTCCGACTCGCAGGCGATGGGCCGTATCGGCGAGACGTTCACGCGGTGTTTCCAGACGGCGCACCACAACAAGGACAAGCGCGGCCGGCTGGCCGAGGACACCGAGCGGCACGACAACTTCCGCGTGCTGCGCTACCTGGCGAAGCTGACGATCAACCCTGCGATCACCTGCGGCATCTCGGACTACTACGGGTCGCTCGAGCCGGGGAAGCTCGCCGACATCGTGCTCTGGCCGGTGGGCTCGTTCGCGGCCAAGCCGAAGATGGTGATCAAGGGCGGCGTCATCAAGTGGGCGCTCATGGGCGATCCGAACGCGTCACTGCCGACCCCGCAGCCCGTCCTCTACCGCCCGATGTTCGGGTCGTTCGGCCGAGCGCAGCAGAGCACCCGCGTGACGTTCATGTCGCAGGCCGCGATCGACGCCGGGGTCCCCGAGCTGCTCGGGCTGCGCAGCACGGTGCTGCCCGTGCGTCGCACCCGCCAACTCGGCAAGGCGCACATGCTCCGCAACGACAAGGCGCCCGTCATCAACGTGGACCCGGAGACCTACAAGGTCACGCTCGACGGGGTGCCGGCCCACATCGAGCCGGCGAAGTCGTTGCCCATGACCCAGCTGTTCTTCCTGGCCTGA
- a CDS encoding urease accessory protein UreF produces MPTTDLHALLVSLQLSDSAFPSGFYTMSHGLEGFSQAGLVDKGGVEGLLRGLLLHSVGPGDGTALARAHEAAAAGDWDRVRQVDHLLHATKLNAEMRRASVRSGHQLTDVAVAAIGGPVLAEWARILAAKESPGCQPVATAVAYAAAGIGTAQAVASDLSAFAVSVLGAALRLRLADHRQVQVTLHAVGPVIAQAAEEAVARDLADMGGCVPMADVMSAQHERAEARLFTS; encoded by the coding sequence GTGCCCACCACCGACCTGCACGCGCTGCTCGTCAGCCTGCAGCTCTCGGACTCCGCGTTCCCGAGCGGCTTCTACACGATGTCGCACGGGCTGGAGGGCTTCAGCCAAGCGGGGCTGGTCGACAAGGGCGGCGTGGAGGGCCTGCTGCGGGGCCTTCTGCTGCACTCCGTGGGCCCGGGCGACGGGACAGCGCTCGCCCGGGCGCACGAGGCGGCGGCGGCGGGCGACTGGGACCGGGTGCGACAGGTCGACCACTTGCTGCACGCCACCAAGCTCAACGCCGAGATGCGCCGGGCGTCGGTCCGCAGCGGCCATCAGCTGACCGACGTGGCGGTCGCCGCCATCGGCGGGCCCGTGCTGGCGGAGTGGGCGCGGATCCTGGCGGCGAAGGAGTCGCCGGGGTGCCAGCCGGTCGCGACGGCGGTGGCGTACGCCGCCGCGGGGATCGGGACTGCCCAGGCCGTCGCGTCCGACCTGTCGGCCTTCGCGGTCAGCGTCCTGGGCGCCGCCCTGCGGCTCCGGCTCGCCGACCACCGGCAGGTCCAGGTCACGCTCCACGCGGTGGGCCCGGTCATCGCGCAGGCGGCTGAGGAGGCCGTCGCCCGGGACCTGGCGGACATGGGCGGCTGCGTCCCGATGGCGGACGTCATGTCGGCCCAGCACGAGCGCGCCGAGGCGCGTCTGTTCACGAGCTAG
- a CDS encoding urease accessory protein UreD, producing MSADVMTEPEEAPAYGGRRLQPAHYEPEHVPVEVARYAGVPDMLPTGSPGKVGILELAFARTDNGTELVAHYQKSPLQIMRPLYYDPLRQDMPYVYLMSTGAGILQGDRLRTDLAFGPGTSAHVTTTAQTRVLRMEQDYAVAQVNIDAAEHAYLEYLPEPVVLFRDSRLYQRTSLTVAESATVVVGETLVAGRLARGERHRYAALAADLEIRRPDGTCLAVDRVRLTPTEQGTGGLAVLDDHDVLAMLYVVTPLASAADLADLLHAELAGAEDVVLGVSALPGEVGVWVRILGDATTPVAHASALAWRALRLRLTGRPAPVVRKT from the coding sequence ATGAGCGCCGATGTCATGACCGAGCCGGAGGAGGCGCCCGCGTATGGCGGGCGTCGGCTCCAACCCGCGCACTACGAGCCGGAGCATGTCCCCGTGGAGGTCGCCCGGTACGCCGGCGTGCCCGACATGCTGCCCACGGGCAGTCCGGGGAAGGTGGGCATCCTCGAGCTGGCGTTCGCGCGGACCGACAACGGCACCGAGCTGGTGGCGCACTACCAGAAGTCGCCGTTGCAGATCATGCGGCCGTTGTACTACGACCCGCTGCGGCAGGACATGCCGTACGTCTATCTGATGTCGACAGGCGCCGGGATCCTGCAAGGAGACCGGTTGCGGACGGACCTGGCCTTCGGCCCTGGCACGAGCGCGCACGTCACGACGACGGCCCAGACGCGCGTGCTGCGGATGGAGCAGGACTACGCGGTGGCGCAGGTCAATATCGACGCCGCCGAGCACGCGTACCTGGAGTACCTGCCGGAGCCCGTCGTGCTGTTCCGCGACTCGCGGCTGTACCAGCGCACCAGCCTGACGGTCGCGGAGTCCGCCACGGTCGTCGTGGGCGAGACCCTCGTCGCCGGGCGGCTGGCCCGCGGCGAGCGGCACCGGTACGCGGCCCTCGCGGCGGACCTGGAGATCCGCCGGCCGGACGGCACGTGCCTTGCGGTGGACCGCGTCCGGCTCACCCCCACGGAGCAGGGCACCGGCGGCCTCGCCGTGCTCGACGACCACGACGTGCTGGCAATGCTGTACGTCGTCACCCCGCTCGCTTCCGCAGCGGACCTGGCCGATCTGCTGCACGCCGAGCTGGCCGGCGCCGAGGACGTGGTGCTGGGCGTCAGCGCCCTGCCCGGGGAGGTCGGTGTCTGGGTGCGGATCCTCGGGGACGCCACGACGCCCGTCGCGCACGCCTCCGCCCTCGCGTGGCGGGCGCTGCGCCTGCGGCTCACCGGCCGCCCGGCGCCGGTCGTGCGCAAGACCTGA
- a CDS encoding urea transporter encodes MAATNTPSPTAGVRAALDVRSLSDGLSQIFFQRNVWTGLLILLAFLVADWRMALLVVIGTVAATVTGAVMGAQDVRLGMQGFCGALLGAAVYTALGSQGWAYPIAVLGGILCAPVTRFFVWLFATRPLARFALPATTAPFCVVAGIMHATTTGLQVRSPAVHVVEDAGAAYLQSLLTNVSEVVLISSVWSGALILLGLFVASWKVGLAAVMGSAVGSLCALALGWADADVAEGLAGYSGVLTAIALSVVFLRSTVASWLYAVLGTAVTAVVTLALNDATDAPHYTWPYILTTWVLLIIATGIRPLRRP; translated from the coding sequence ATGGCAGCGACGAACACCCCATCACCGACCGCTGGCGTCAGGGCCGCGCTCGACGTGCGCTCCCTCTCCGACGGGCTCTCGCAGATCTTCTTCCAGCGCAACGTGTGGACAGGCCTGCTCATCCTGCTCGCCTTCCTCGTGGCCGACTGGCGGATGGCGCTGCTGGTCGTGATCGGCACCGTCGCGGCGACCGTCACGGGCGCGGTCATGGGCGCGCAGGACGTGCGGCTCGGGATGCAGGGGTTCTGCGGCGCGCTGCTCGGCGCCGCCGTCTACACCGCGCTGGGCTCGCAGGGCTGGGCCTACCCGATCGCCGTGCTCGGCGGCATCCTGTGCGCGCCCGTGACCCGGTTCTTCGTGTGGCTGTTCGCCACCCGTCCGCTCGCCCGGTTCGCGCTGCCGGCCACCACGGCGCCGTTCTGCGTGGTCGCCGGCATCATGCACGCCACCACCACAGGACTGCAGGTCAGGTCGCCAGCCGTGCACGTCGTGGAGGACGCCGGCGCGGCCTACCTGCAGTCGCTGCTGACCAACGTGTCCGAGGTCGTCCTGATCAGCAGCGTGTGGTCCGGCGCGCTGATCCTGCTGGGCCTGTTCGTGGCGTCGTGGAAGGTCGGCCTGGCAGCGGTGATGGGCAGCGCGGTCGGCAGCCTGTGCGCGCTCGCCCTGGGCTGGGCCGACGCCGACGTCGCCGAGGGCCTGGCCGGCTACTCGGGCGTGCTGACCGCGATCGCGCTGTCCGTCGTGTTCCTCCGCAGCACCGTCGCGTCCTGGCTGTACGCGGTCCTCGGCACGGCGGTGACGGCGGTCGTCACCCTCGCGCTCAACGACGCGACCGACGCCCCGCACTACACCTGGCCCTACATCCTGACGACCTGGGTGCTGCTCATCATCGCCACCGGCATCCGGCCCCTGCGGCGCCCCTGA
- a CDS encoding maleylpyruvate isomerase N-terminal domain-containing protein, giving the protein MSLTADPTHPRALALRSAYARAVDRLVLLAQGLDPEGAATPVPATPGWSAHDLLAHLAGAATDVVSGRMDGAPGPAWTARHVAEGSSRTTAALAAQLADAAAAVPDGVYGSASPTPVWDLIVHEADLLEALGRPRQPEDAWRALLAHTVRHLGAVRGAEGVLVTTENRWALGPAGAHVRLDADDYELARVVYSRRSRRQVGALTDAPGPVESLQVFGLRDDDLPA; this is encoded by the coding sequence GTGAGCCTCACCGCAGACCCCACCCATCCCCGGGCGCTCGCGCTCCGCTCCGCCTATGCGAGAGCGGTCGATCGTCTGGTGCTGCTCGCGCAGGGCCTCGACCCGGAAGGCGCCGCGACGCCCGTCCCAGCGACGCCCGGCTGGTCGGCACACGACCTGCTCGCGCACCTGGCAGGCGCTGCGACGGACGTGGTGTCCGGGCGGATGGACGGAGCGCCAGGTCCCGCGTGGACGGCCCGACACGTCGCCGAAGGGTCGTCGCGGACCACGGCCGCGCTCGCCGCGCAACTCGCGGACGCGGCCGCGGCCGTCCCGGATGGCGTCTACGGCTCCGCGTCGCCGACTCCGGTGTGGGACCTGATCGTCCACGAGGCCGACCTGCTCGAGGCGCTGGGCCGGCCACGCCAGCCCGAGGACGCATGGCGGGCGCTACTGGCACACACGGTGCGTCACCTCGGCGCGGTCCGCGGCGCCGAGGGCGTCCTCGTGACGACCGAGAACCGGTGGGCGCTGGGCCCGGCAGGCGCCCACGTCCGCCTCGACGCCGACGACTACGAGCTCGCGCGGGTGGTGTACTCGCGGCGCTCCCGCCGGCAGGTGGGCGCCCTCACCGACGCGCCCGGACCAGTGGAGTCGCTCCAGGTCTTCGGGCTGCGGGATGACGACCTGCCCGCCTGA